A window from Populus trichocarpa isolate Nisqually-1 chromosome 3, P.trichocarpa_v4.1, whole genome shotgun sequence encodes these proteins:
- the LOC7463558 gene encoding L-ascorbate oxidase homolog — protein MAGVMFLVLLCISAGTMLGVRGEDPYLFFTWNVTYGTLSPLGVPQQVILINNQFPGPNINSTSNNNIVINVFNNLDEPFLLTWSGIQQRKNSWQDGVLGTNCPILPGTNYTYHFQVKDQIGSYIYYPTTGMHRATGGFGGLRINSRLLIPVPYADPEDDYTVILNDWYSKSHTALQKLLDSGRTLARPDGVLVNGKNAKGDGKDEPLFTMKPGKTYKYRICNAGLKNTLNFRIQGHTMKLVEMEGSHVVQNVYESLDVHVGQCFSVLVTANQDPKDYYMVASTRFNKQVLTGKGIIRYTNGKGPASPELPEAPVGWAWSLNQFRSFRWNLTASAARPNPQGSYHYGSINITRTIKLINSASQEGGKLRYALNGVSHVNPETPLKLAEYYGVADKVFKYDTILDSPQANVANAKIVTQPNVLNLTFRNFVEIIFENHEKSMQSYHLDGYSFFAVAVEPGTWTPEKRKHYNLLDAVSRTTVQVYPKSWAAILLTFDNAGLWNIRSEMWERAYLGQQLYASVLSPARSLRDEYNLPDNSLLCGIVKDMPKPAPYSI, from the exons ATGGCTGGGgtgatgtttttggttttgctCTGCATCTCTGCAGGAACAATGTTGGGAGTCCGGGGTGAAGACCCTTACTTGTTCTTCACATGGAACGTCACCTACGGCACCCTCTCTCCCTTGGGGGTTCCCCAGCAGGTGATTCtcatcaataatcaattccCCGGACCCAATATCAACTCCACCAGTAATAACAACATTGTCATTAATGTCTTCAATAACCTCGACGAGCCCTTCCTTTTGACATGGAGCGGCATCCAGCAGAGGAAGAATTCATGGCAAGATGGAGTGCTTGGTACCAACTGCCCCATCCTTCCTGGAACCAATTACACCTACCACTTCCAGGTTAAGGACCAGATTGGTAGCTACATCTACTACCCAACCACAGGCATGCACCGTGCAACTGGTGGTTTTGGTGGCCTCCGCATCAATAGTCGTCTACTCATCCCTGTCCCTTATGCTGATCCCGAGGATGATTACACTGTCATTCTCAATGACTGGTACTCTAAGAGCCACACTGCTCTCCAGAAGCTCTTGGATAGCGGTCGCACTCTTGCAAGGCCTGATGGTGTCCTCGTCAATGGCAAGAACGCCAAGGGAGATGGCAAGGATGAGCCTCTCTTCACAATGAAGCCCGGAAAGACATACAAGTACAGAATCTGCAATGCTGGGCTCAAGAATACTCTCAATTTCAGGATCCAAGGCCATACAATGAAGCTTGTGGAAATGGAGGGATCCCATGTGGTGCAAAACGTGTACGAGTCACTCGATGTCCATGTTGGACAATGCTTCAGTGTCCTCGTGACAGCCAACCAAGATCCCAAAGACTACTACATGGTGGCTTCCACCCGATTCAATAAGCAGGTTCTTACTGGCAAGGGCATCATCCGTTATACCAATGGCAAGGGTCCAGCATCACCTGAGCTCCCTGAGGCACCAGTTGGATGGGCTTGGTCTCTCAATCAATTCCGTTCCTTCCGCTGGAACCTTACAGCCAGTGCTGCTAGGCCTAACCCTCAAGGCTCCTACCATTATGGTTCCATCAACATTACCCGCACCATTAAGCTCATAAATTCGGCTAGCCAAGAAGGTGGCAAGCTTCGCTATGCCCTCAATGGAGTATCTCACGTTAATCCAGAAACACCACTCAAACTTGCTGAGTACTATGGGGTCGCAGACAAGGTGTTCAAGTATGACACCATCCTAGACAGTCCACAGGCCAACGTTGCTAATGCTAAGATTGTCACACAGCCCAATGTCCTTAACCTCACCTTCCGTAACTTCGTTGAGATCATCTTTGAGAACCACGAGAAGAGCATGCAATCATATCACTTAGATGGTTATTCTTTCTTTGCAGTCGC cgTGGAGCCAGGCACTTGGACCCCTGAGAAGAGAAAGCACTACAATCTCCTTGACGCAGTGAGTAGGACAACCGTTCAGGTCTACCCCAAATCCTGGGCTGCCATCCTTTTGACATTCGACAATGCTGGATTGTGGAACATCAGGTCAGAGATGTGGGAAAGAGCTTATCTAGGACAACAGCTGTATGCCAGTGTTCTTTCCCCTGCACGCTCCCTCAGGGACGAGTACAATCTTCCCGATAATTCTTTACTATGTGGCATCGTCAAGGACATGCCAAAACCCGCACCTTACAGCATCTAA